The Aminipila terrae nucleotide sequence AAACACATCTCCCTTTTCGGGCAATATATATAACTACAAAGGTTTCTCCACGCATAATTCCATCAATTCTTTTTTGATGGTGGCCTTTTTGAAACTGATGTGTGTATTGAAGAAACTCTTCGGCAAGCTCAGCATAATCCATAATTTCACTTCCTTTCACTAAAATAACCTAACACTATCATTATGCTAACAGTGTTAGGTTATTTTGTCAAGAAATAAATTATATTTTTTTATTTAAGCATCTGGTCATTTTGAAAAAAACCCTTCCAAGGATCATTTTCATTTATTCTTATCAGTGCATCTTGCATATGAATACCATCTGGTGCAACTGTGTCCAGCTCATCCCAGAAAATGGGCATGGACACTCGGGCCCCTTTTCTTGCTCTTATAGAATAGGGAGCTATACTTGTGGCACCTCTGCCATTCCGAATCCAGTCAATGAAAATTTTACCAGAGCGCTTTGCTTTTCTCACATTACTGGTGTAACGGTCAGGCCATTTTTGCTCCATAACTTCAGCAACACCCTTTGCAAAATCATGAAAGACATCCCAGGTTACCTCCGGTTTTAACGGGACAACCACATGGTACCCTTTTCCACCGCTGGTTTTTAAATATGAATTAAGGGAAAGTTCGTCAAGTATACTTTTGATATCACGTACCCCTGCCGTATCCTGCTCAGTTCCATTCCTTCATCTGGATCCAAATCAAATACCATCACGTCCGGCTTTTCAAGTTCCTGGATTCGACTTCCCCAAGTATGAAATTCCAATGTACCCATTTGTACTTCACTTATAAGCCCGGGAACCCCTCAATATAAAAATAATCTTCTGTTTCACCGTCGCTGTTAGTAATAGGAATGGTTATGACCCCTTTACTCTCTGAACCTGGATGCTTCTTATAAAAGCATGTCTGTGATACTCCCTTTGGACAGCGAACAATACTAAGAACCCGGTGATTTACATAAGGGAGCATACGATTTGAAACTTTTGCATAATACTGAACCACTTCTTCCTTTGTGATTACCGGGTCATCAAATATTACCTTGTCTGGGTTGGAAATTTTTATTCCTTCAATAATAATACCATTCGTGTTTACTTCCATAGGTTTTTCCACCTTTGTTTCAAATAATTCAACTTGTTTTTCTTCCTCAGTTTTTTCTCTTTTTATATCTTTTGGATTTTTATCTGTTCGAAGACCTTTAAAACTTGCCTGCCTTAGCAGATTCTCTTTAGTCCACTCGGCAAACTTTATTTCTGCTACCAATGAAGGTTCAAGCCATGTAATTTTTTCAGTTGTTCTTGGTTCAGGTGCAAGTTTAAAAGCTGAGTCCGTTCGCTTTAAGTTTTCAAACTTTTTCTCTAATATTTTCATATCATTCCCGCTCATACCTGTGCCTGCACGTCCGGTGTAAACCAATTCTTCACCTTCATAAACACCAAGTAGAAGGGAGCTTATCCCCATTGTTTTCTTATCAGAAAGAGTATATCCTCCGATGACAAACTCCTGTCTTTTATCACATTTCAGTTTAATCCAGTCACCATTTCTTGTTCCGCTATAAACAGAATCTGCCTTTTTTCCCACAATTCCTTCCATACCTGTCTCACAGGCAGCGGCAAAGCTTTCCTCACCATTTCCTCTGATATAACGGCTGTAATAGAGCCTTCGGGGAGCATTCTTCATCAAATTTTCAAGGATTTCCTTTCTGTCTGTTAAGGGATATTCTCGAATGTCCTTTCCATCCAAGGCAAGAATATCAAACACGATATAAATTAGATTTTTGTCTCCTGGACTTTTAGTATAATTCTGTAAAGCCTGAAAATCCGTCTTGCCAGATGAGTCGGTGATTACCATTTCTCCGTCCAGAATCATAGCCCTTCCAGCAGAAAAATCAATAAGTGAATCTGCAACCTCATGAAAATGTCTCACATAATCATTACCATTTCTAGTCATAAGTCGGGCATTATTGCCTTCCACAAATGCCATGATTCGATAACCGTCATATTTCAGTTCATAGAGCCATTCTCCACTATCAGGAATTTTATTTACCAGTTTTGCAAGCTGTACATCCGCTTTACTGAAAGGATTTCTTACGATTTTTTCTTCTTCCCCTTTTTCAATTTCACCCATAGTACGCCCAGTCCGGACACTGGTTGTAAATTGGGATATGCCATCATCTATTTTAGCGTACTCATCTTTTTCTTTTAGAAGAAGCCAGTTGTCTGATTTTTGGTCAGATTTTGATTTCCACCGAACCAGAGCCCATTTTCCTTTTAACCGTTTTCCATTCAGCGCAAACTTGAGTTCACCCTTTCTGAGCCCTTCTTCTACATTTCCATAGGGCTCCCAGAAACCTTCATCCCAAAGCATGACCACACCGCCACCGTATTCACCCTGGGGAATAGTTCCTTCAAAGTTTCTGTATTCCAATGGGTGATCCTCCACCTTTACAGCTAGCCTCTTATCATGAGTATTATAAGCGGGGCCTTTGGGCACTGCCCAGCTCATAAGCACTCCCATCCATTCCAAACGTAAATCATAATGGTCGTTCCGGGCCATATGGTGCTGCACCACAAATTTTAGATGTTCTTCAGAGTCTTCGG carries:
- the ligD gene encoding non-homologous end-joining DNA ligase LigD, with translation MKSILDELSLNSYLKTSGGKGYHVVVPLKPEVTWDVFHDFAKGVAEVMEQKWPDRYTSNVRKAKRSGKIFIDWIRNGRGATSIAPYSIRARKGARVSMPIFWDELDTVAPDGIHMQDALIRINENDPWKGFFQNDQMLK